From one Cellulosilyticum sp. I15G10I2 genomic stretch:
- a CDS encoding glycosyltransferase, giving the protein MDLISIIVPIYNVEKYLAKCLDSILAQTIPNIEIILINDGSLDSSLVICKHYAAKDKRICVVDKINEGVAQARNTGLDLAKGNYIGFVDPDDWIEPQMYESMYNKLVHSEHAVCLCNYYKNDRLGSSPKFLRIKKDILNKQEVIDDIVANMIGIDDLMPKYTYIMGCVWRCLYKKEFIDKHNLRFKKGVTIMEDLVFTVEALLKSDGLCIDHGVWYHYRRNPKSVLHSYNPNMWEDQIYVHHLLEELLKKEKLADYMLNRLDIRYIGMAFCAIYNATSRHSKENRTQITEKMKKIRAICNDEKLKRALDRVKPIQKPSIFK; this is encoded by the coding sequence ATGGACTTGATCAGTATTATTGTGCCTATTTATAATGTTGAGAAGTATCTGGCTAAATGCTTAGATAGTATACTTGCACAAACTATACCAAATATAGAGATAATACTTATTAACGATGGCTCTTTAGATAGCAGCTTAGTAATATGTAAGCACTATGCAGCTAAAGACAAGAGAATATGCGTTGTTGATAAAATTAATGAGGGGGTCGCTCAGGCCAGAAATACGGGTTTAGATTTAGCAAAAGGAAATTACATAGGATTTGTAGACCCAGATGATTGGATAGAACCCCAAATGTATGAAAGTATGTATAATAAGTTAGTTCACTCAGAACATGCTGTTTGTTTATGTAATTATTACAAAAATGATAGACTCGGAAGTTCTCCTAAATTTTTAAGAATAAAAAAAGATATTTTAAATAAGCAGGAAGTCATAGATGATATAGTAGCTAATATGATAGGGATAGATGATCTTATGCCTAAGTATACCTATATTATGGGATGTGTATGGCGATGCCTTTATAAAAAAGAATTTATTGATAAACACAATCTTAGATTTAAAAAAGGTGTTACTATTATGGAGGATCTGGTTTTTACAGTAGAAGCTTTGTTAAAATCTGATGGGTTATGTATAGATCATGGGGTTTGGTATCACTATAGGCGTAATCCTAAATCAGTACTTCATAGCTATAATCCTAATATGTGGGAAGATCAAATCTATGTACACCATCTTTTAGAAGAGTTATTAAAAAAAGAAAAACTTGCAGACTATATGTTAAACAGGTTGGATATACGTTATATAGGGATGGCATTTTGTGCAATATACAATGCAACCAGCAGACATAGTAAAGAGAACAGAACACAGATTACAGAAAAGATGAAAAAAATAAGAGCAATATGTAATGATGAAAAACTTAAAAGAGCACTAGATAGAGTCAAACCCATTCAAAAGCCAAGCATTTTTAAATAG
- a CDS encoding Gfo/Idh/MocA family protein: MKNVNWAIIGCGQVTEVKSGPGLYKANHSNLVGVFNRNYDKAVCYAKRHGVERVYHTVEALLSDEDVDIVYIATPPLFHKQYALACLEAGKIPYVEKPVAMNYKECLEIKSLSEKLKIPVYAAFYRRGLEKFIKIKELLDNKEIGEIRYVYVTQIMKVEEAELDRNNLPWRVKPNISGGGKFLDMGIHVLDCLTFYFGDIISMTGIVENKGGYYEADDTIAATFKFRNGIIGSGTWCYVADKDINEVQIVGDKGRIIYDGLAVKCFTVIKDGTPEVYRFDEPEHVAMPYQQAIVNELIGKEKSFANFEEAVNLMKMTDKLLEAYYKIEF; this comes from the coding sequence ATGAAAAATGTTAATTGGGCGATTATAGGATGTGGACAAGTGACCGAGGTGAAAAGTGGCCCAGGACTCTATAAAGCCAACCACTCTAACTTAGTAGGTGTTTTCAATAGAAACTACGATAAAGCAGTTTGTTATGCTAAAAGGCATGGGGTAGAAAGGGTATATCATACTGTGGAAGCGCTTTTGTCAGATGAGGATGTTGATATTGTATATATTGCAACACCACCTTTATTTCACAAGCAATACGCACTTGCGTGTTTAGAGGCTGGTAAGATACCTTATGTTGAAAAGCCGGTAGCCATGAATTATAAAGAGTGTCTGGAGATTAAAAGTTTATCAGAAAAACTTAAAATACCTGTTTATGCAGCATTTTACAGAAGAGGCTTAGAGAAATTTATTAAAATTAAAGAACTTCTTGATAATAAAGAAATTGGTGAGATTAGATATGTCTATGTTACACAGATCATGAAGGTTGAAGAGGCAGAACTTGATAGAAACAATTTACCTTGGCGAGTTAAACCAAATATATCAGGAGGAGGAAAATTTTTAGACATGGGGATTCATGTGCTTGACTGTTTAACATTTTATTTTGGCGATATAATATCTATGACGGGCATAGTAGAAAATAAAGGTGGCTATTATGAGGCGGATGATACGATTGCAGCAACCTTTAAATTTAGAAATGGCATTATAGGTTCTGGGACCTGGTGTTATGTTGCAGATAAAGATATCAATGAAGTACAGATAGTTGGGGATAAGGGCAGAATTATATATGATGGGTTAGCTGTTAAGTGTTTTACTGTTATTAAAGATGGCACCCCAGAAGTTTATAGATTTGATGAACCTGAACATGTGGCAATGCCTTATCAGCAAGCAATAGTTAATGAGCTAATAGGTAAAGAAAAAAGTTTTGCAAATTTTGAAGAAGCTGTTAATTTGATGAAAATGACAGACAAGCTGCTTGAGGCGTATTATAAAATAGAGTTTTAG